Part of the Leishmania infantum JPCM5 genome chromosome 29 genome is shown below.
AGCACGCGTGTAGGGTTTGCAGTTTGACGGGTAATGCGTCGATAGGCGcgtctcttttcctttttttttgtgggtGATGCCAGCTAAAAAAATGCGAGCCCTTCCACCAATTTCCCTCcggcccccccccacccccaacaacaagaaaacgaaaaTAACACAGAACTAATTCGACGCGGTAAACCAgtaaaaggagagagaacaTGAAGCGAGGTCGTTGGTGCGCTTCATCCTTCTCTACTAAGCACTACTCTTCATACTGCCTCTCCCTTGCTCTAACACATCTCTCACGATTGTTCGTGCGCACGGTACAGTCCtcagaaaacaaaaggcgAAAAGCGAGTGCGAAGTACGCCATTTTGAAGGCACCAACATCAATGCAGCGAACGGATGTTGCGGCCGGCGTGTGCACAGGCACCCTCCTACTAAATGCAGATGACGCCAGCGTACTCTGCTGCACAGCAAAGGCCCCTTTGAAGAAACAAGAAAGCGGTGAGCCGGTATTCTCCCTTCCTTGTACTTGCCTGGTAGAAAAGGAAGCGCAACGTGCGAGTGCGAGGAAGTGAGACAGCGGTGCTAAAATCTTTTCGAAGTGCTACCGCGGCCCCTTTTCCACCACATTGTCAGagcttctctttctccgctGCGCTATAATCATCTCCTTCTCGGTCTGCACTGGTTCcattctctcttctcttgcttAATTTTACCGTTTCACCCCACGCCCCCCCCGGTGAACAGAAGTAATTCTCCAACGATCGCAGCACCCACGTCTGGAACACCGCTACCCCCTCAACCCCCGCCCCGTTCAAGAACTTCGCACAGCGCCCCACCTCTTTCTCTATCTGTCTCACATAAACGAAATACGAAAAGAAGCAGCAGagctttttttctctctgtccttTGCATACTCATCCCAACTCACGTagagcgccgcctccatcccTTTCCCTACCCCCAAGCTTACCGActcagcgctgccgcgccgcctttcCCAACTCAGTATCGCCATAAACGGCTGTAGAAGGAGACGCGGGCACCGGCAGCACGGGAACGCAGAGCAAACTCTCACACCCCAGCCATCACCTCGGCCACACAGTAGAAAGCAAGTCTTATTTGTGAGCTCTTTGCCGTTGTGCAAGGCAGATCTCTTTTATTTTCCGTTGAGTgcccttctgctgctgcatcccgtgcgtgcgtttaTTTTGTGCTTGTAGGTGAGAGATTCTCACTCGATACGAACCCGTCCCGACAttcctcacacacacacacaaacctcGTCGTCCTCTACTTTCCACATCAccagcctctctctctctcttgctactccctccgctgctgcctgttGCTCTGATTGTTTCCTTTCAGATCGTGtccctttcttctctgtgtttgggtgcatgtgtgtctccTTCTGGCCCCACTTACTCTCTTATTTGCTTCCCGTTGCTGTTGAACGACTGACATCtaccaacaccaccaccagcacctttttttctcttcgttCTCGCGCTCTTCCAGGAAACGGCAAGGCAAACACGAGCGCACACCGTAAAGAAAGTACGCGGAAACCCTAAAAAGAGGTAGCAAAAGAggcagaagagaaagaagaaaacaacaacattGACAtcgaccaccaccacaagcgaaaaaaaaaacaaacaaaaaagaccAGGTAAACCAGTTGGGTGCGAAGTGTGTGCAACTACTTACCTCGCGTGTGTATTGGTTTTCTAATTTGCTGTtctacatatatatatatatattccATCTTCGCTACCTTGCCTTGCGGGGACATTCCTGTTGTTCTTTCTCATTTCTTGTCTCCCTTTTTTGGACCTTCTGACTCGCTATTTGTGTATACCTCCTTCTACCGGAGCCGCCCTTCCCCACCTCGTTCTTCTCAAGccccgcttttttttttgccgttgttgtttcCTCTGTCTTTCTCGTCTCCTTCACCTCTGTGCCCTCATCGCGTTTGTTCTTTTTCTGTGGTGTTTGCCTCGCTCTCGTGTGCGATCCCTTTTGTGCTTACTTGCTCTACAATCACACGAAGCAGCAACACACCAttacccccctccctccctccgtccgACACTCTCTTCGCCTTTTATTGTTTCTTTTATTCTCTcatccttctcctcctccgctgttTGTTGTAGTAGTTGGTTGGTAggatctctctctccgtatttgtatatacacacacacacatatatatatatatatattatacatatatacatctATTCCTTTTACAGACGCTTGTTttcgcgcgctctcctcttctttaCCCTCTTCTTTCTACGTCTTTTGGTTTTGACCGTTTTTGCGTGAGggccttcttctctcttttccctcctCTCACACGCCCACTTTTGCACCTTCGCGCTCGCACCCTTCTCACGTGCGACCATGCCACAGATGACGGAGAACATCTGCAGCATGCAGGGCGCTGGTaacgccgcgccgcaggcgcacagCCCATGCCACTCCGTATCCTCTGCCCTCCCAGTTACCAACGGCCTGGTGTCCAATGACCTCACCAACTCGTCCTTGTCGGAACACCCATTAAGCGAGTCGAGTGGCGGCGTCTTAGCCCAGCCGCAGATTTCCGGTAACGTTGCTGACTTCCAGAACTTTCTCGATGAGCCGAGCAATTGGGAGTGGGCAGTGAATGCCCTATCCGTGGAGCCAGGGCACAGCGACCGCAACATCTTTGTCTCGAAGCTGCCGCCCACCTTCAAGGATGCGGATCTGCAGGAGCTGTTTCAGAACTTCGGCCCCGTGGTGTCGGCCAAGGTGATGCTGAACGTGAAGACGGGTATCTCCAAGGAGACGGGTTTTGTGAAGTTCACGAGCTACAAGGACGCGCTGCGTGCCCGCGCTTTCTTTCGACTCCGCCtggcctcctcgccgaccACGCCTGCAATGCCGGAGGTGGTGACACAATGGGCGCAGAACaagcacgacggcggcctcTACGGCGAGCGATGCCAGCAGGTGCGCAAGTTGTTCATCCGAAACGTTCCGGCGCGCATCACGCAGGCGGAGATGAGGGTGTTTGTCAGCCAATTCGGAAATGTGAGTGACGTGTCGGTGCACAGTGATACGTATGACGCCGCACCGGCCTCCTCCCCtgggcgagggcggcgcctGAAGCAGATTTCTCCTTCCGAGGGCACCGAAGGAGAGCAGGCAGAGGCGTCGCGGTCAGGCACTGAGCCGGAGGAGCACGAGACGATCATCTGTTTTGTGACCTTTGTGGAGGCGGGGGCAGCGATGCGGGCGTGCCGCGAGATTCACAACACAACGCCGTTCGATTCCTGCAACGGAGTGCCGCTAATGGCCAAGCTGGCTGAGGATAACAGCTCTCGTCACGCCCGGCGCCACCACGGTGCATCGGTGGCGAAGACTGTGCCCGCCTCGTGGGGCGCATGCGCACCCTtgtgcgacggcagcagcacctaCAGCAGCGCCtacagcagcgaggcgcacACTCCCCTCACCGGTGCGGTCGGCTATCACCGCGTCAGTCATCCGTCTCAGGTGCCGGTGTCAcagcatctgcagcagcagcagcagcagtacagTGCCGTTTCCAACTGCGTCATGCAGCCACAcccgccgccgatgctgtCGGCAAGTTATTTGAACACAGACCTGTCACCTGTGTACCGCAGCCAGCCATCGACGCCGAAATACTCTTCGCAGAGTGCACAGCACGCCGGCTTCGGCATTCCGGCCCCGCGCCGTACTTttcagcagcgcagcgctgccgtgtcCCCAAcgtcggctgcgccgccagcatcgGTCGTCACACCTTCCTCGCCTTCCATCCTCTCCACGACGATGTCGCCCACTgctccgcagcagccccaCTCGATTCGTACTCGCCACGTGCCCCTGCCGCCGGCACTCTCCATGGAAGCGACCGAGAGCGGGTTGACGAGCGTGGCGATgccgaccaccaccacgcccGCCCCAAGCTCGCCGCCCCACGCCGCTGGCGTctacgcgcacacgccgctcCGCAGCTTTAGAGAGACACCTGTGCAGACACCACGCCACCGACAAAGCCCCCTATCTGCGACGCAGATGGGCAATTGCTTGAGCGACACCTACACGGCTGTGCACACCCCGTACATCGGGCatcagcaccagcagcggcgcttgccCATGAACCATGGTGACGTCCAGGGTGCCTACCACCCGAACGGCGACTTCTATCAGGAGTACAGCTACAGCGACCCCATGGGCCCGATGGAGCTGAACATGCACCCCATCTCGTCTTCGGCGTCGTCAGAGGCGGTTCACGAGTACGGCAACACTGGCGGCTCTGAGCTCAGTGCTTACCGGGCTTGCAACAACCAGTGCGATGTAGCGCCACTCTGGCAGCGACGCATGGAGCGCCACGGAGCGACAACGGCGTATTCAGCCGCCGTAGCGGCCCCTGCTGGGGTGCCACATCTTTCGCCGTGCGCCGCTTTCGGTGCGCCGTTGGCATACGCGAGCGCCGAAGGCGCGCTCTCCATGGGTGCGGCCTTGCACCCGGAAATCTGGGAGACTACCTCGTCACAGCAGGCGAAGTCTGCGGTGTCCTCGCCGTACGTGCTATGTCCCCAGGCCATGATCGTGAATAGCGGCAGCCAGACCACCACCCCGAGCAGCGGTGTGTCGGGGTCGGTGCGGTACCGCAACAACCCGTACAGCATGCGCCTTGTTCGCACCGTCGCGCTGGATTCATCACCGTGCGTGGGCAGCTGAGGTAGTGGCGCACACCGGCTGTATTTACGATGAGTGTGATGTGCAAGCCTAATAGAGAAGGTGAGGGATGTGAACGCGTTGCTCCGCCCACCTctgctcaccaccaccctcttcTCCAACCGTGCTTTGCCCGGCACTCTCCATCCACCTCGCACGCCTCACCGTGCATTTCCCTCTAGCTCTTTTCCAAGGTGCATGGATGGCTTTCCTCGTATCTAAACTGCCATAGTGAATGCGCGCAggcgtatatatatatatatttgtgCTCATGTGTTTAAGTGTGTATGAACCCTTCTTCTCGTGGTCTTtaccccacccctctctgtTGTGGCGTTACAGCTGATGTGTGTATAAGACTTCTTCACCTTAGTTACGCGCTCTTGCTTTatgtttttgttgtttccGCATGATTCCACCATGGCTGCTTTCCCCTTGTCGATGCCCCCACTGCTTTGCGCTGCTCACGTGTGTTGGTTCTCTGCAGCCTCCTCTACCGTGTAGTGTCTTGTGTTTGCTTCCTCCTTTTACAGTGAAAGCGCTTCTGCGCTGTTTGGcttccaccgccaccggccattctcctcttcgtctcccgagcagtgagggagggagaacaTGCGCGACCAAATATGATTGAGggcatgcacgtgcgcgctggAGGGCATAAGTGAGTGTGTTTTGCAACAACGGTGACTGATCTCTCTCTTACGGAGCACctatttttcttttttttcgcgatgtgcgtgcgtgtctatATGGTTTGCGCGTTTTTGCTACCTCTGTCTTAGTGCTTGCCACTCCTGTCCTTCTCGTTCTATATGATCTCTACTACCGATtccacgccaccgcctcctcttttgggttttcgttttctttggTCCCTTTTCccttccgtttttttttgcgttccTTTTTGTGTGGTAGCCTGTTGGTCTGCTAATCAGTCTTGCATGTCGTTTGCAGTAGTGTGTTCactgtctttttttttgttttccggagagctctttttgttttctctttgcAGGTCTGTAATTTcatgtgcgtatgcgtaTGTATCTATCTGTGTGTGGGTAATGCcatctctctgtctcgccGGCTCCCGTTGTCCTTTGACCCGTCTCATTCCCATGGTGGCGCGGGGAAGTGGCACCATCATGTGTGTCTCCGTTTTTTTGTTCAGCTCTTCCGtcttccttcccttcctAATGCTTCTCCCCACCCATACCGTTCTTTCGGTCAACGCACAGGCGAGTGACAGGCAGGATgaagggcagaggaggagataGAAAAGTGTGCGCCTGAAAGATGGTCGCTCTTTGCTGTTGTGTACGTGCTTCGATGCTTTCTTAACCCCTTTtcgtccttttttttcttctctcacTCTGCCGTTCAGGTACATCGTTTGCATTTATtacgcgtgcatgcgcatgcgcacgctcCTTCTTGTTTGGGGGAtgtgcacgcatgcatctgagtgtctgtgtctgtgtgtgcgtgtatgtctctcccatctctctctctcgtgcgtGCCCTCGTTGAAGCGGTGATGGCGGAATGTGCACGCTGTGGTTGGATAGACGTCTATGTgcgtctcttctctcctgTGAGTATGTGACGAAGACGTAGTCGTCTTCATGAGCCCCTTACTGTGCCTTCTACCTTGctatctctctcttccttcctcGCTtgctcttgtttttttttctttcttgtcTCTTGTATGTGACGGGCCCCTTCCCTgaccctccctctctccttctgctCTAACACGCACGCTTGCttccgtctttttttttcgtactTTCTTTACGACTCGGTGCTTTTTTGTTCTTCCTGTTCTGAGCGTCTTGCAGATGTTGACTTCTTTctcgcgcacacgtacataAACACGCTGTTCCCTCAACATAGAGgctcccttctcttctcgcGATTCGAATACATAcatgtacatatatatatatatatatattgaACCCTATCGTGTTTCCGTACAACGGGCGAGTTATCAATGAAAGAGGAATTCGGTGGAGCTGATCAGCTTACAATCACGGGGCTCTCTGttctctgcccccctcctcctcctcctcccccctccacatcCTTCGACAACTTCCACCAAAGCtccactttttttttcgtgctcCCGGCTGCTATGTGTTGATGTGGTTTGCTTTTCGACTCCCGCCCTTTTATCTCTCTTGCCTCCGTGCGACACAGCTTCTTCtacagtgtgtgtgtgtgtgtgtttcatCTTTCTTTTGTTTCTTGGATTTGAATtatcttctctttttttttgcccctCTACTCTTCACAATGGTTTTTCGTCAAAACTCAGTAACATATATGTAGACCCGACCGTTGCTTTCTTGTGTGGTGTGCTGCGTACGCGTACACATGcgttctgttttttttttgccttgcTTATCGCTTATCTGTTTCGGTCAAtatttttgtgtgtgtgcgtgtgtgtggtcaTGCTCCAATGCTCTTGCCTCCCCTTagcttcttcttttttgtttaaaatgtatatatatatattatatTTGTGTGCCATGTTTCTTTGTACGTTATTTCATGCTTGCGTGTATCACACATAAATGCGGCTTGCTCATCTCTgttgtttttcttcctccctttattttcttctttttgctttCGGTGTGCTCTTCCCCACTTgcacctctttctttcttcccTTTCACAACCGCGCGCACACTCTCTTCTTATGTTTTGcgttcgctctctctcggcagctttgtatgtgtgtgtgccttgtTCATGACCTCCTCATTTCTTTTtatgccccctccccttcctccctcttttaGGTATATTTCTGATCTCTCCCATTTTTCATTTTTCCCGACTTGTTGTTATTGCGcttctatttttttttgtttcttttccCAACGTGACGTGATAAGGAACTCGTCTTTCATGAATGTGATCCttttctcctccctcaccttTTTTCGCTTTTTAGGTTGAACTGCTCTTCTCATGCGCGTTGGTGAGTCTACTTCCACCCTCGCCCTTTCCTTCCCTACGCGACTGTTTCGTTTCGTGTGTCGTTTGTTTGCATGCGCGGACGTGGGtaccctccccctttccatTGGCTGTTGTGTATGCGCAGCGACGAGAATGTGCCCTTGTGTGCGTCTTGTCGTTGGGACATGCGTGCTTTGTTCGCTTTGcggttgtgcgcgtgctctaCGATTGCCGAATcgtctgcccccccccttccctcctaCTCCTCCCCCAAGCCATCTCCTCCGTGTGCTTGGCGACGGCTTTTAGTTCACTCCCTCATATCGCATGAGGGCACGCGGAAGCGGGAGTCTTTTGTAGTTTCGTGTTTTACTATATGTGTGGTCggcgttttgtttttcggTTTGCAGGCTGCGCTGTGTGCTCTGCGAATATATATGTTCTGCGTCGAtgacatatatatatatatatacatgcataggtatacatatgtatatgtgCAAATGTGCTCACATATTTCTTTTTCTGCGCTGTGCCGTTTTCCCTTCCGTGGCTTGCCTTGACTGACTTCACTGGGACGTTTTCCCCcctttgttttgcttttctttgtttttttttttttgtaatTCAaggttttctttttctttctcgctcacgcgcgcgtgtatgcTGTCATTGTTTACTTTGTTGTTCTCTTGATTGacgccctcctccactcTCCCTCTTTATTTC
Proteins encoded:
- a CDS encoding putative RNA binding protein, encoding MPQMTENICSMQGAGNAAPQAHSPCHSVSSALPVTNGLVSNDLTNSSLSEHPLSESSGGVLAQPQISGNVADFQNFLDEPSNWEWAVNALSVEPGHSDRNIFVSKLPPTFKDADLQELFQNFGPVVSAKVMLNVKTGISKETGFVKFTSYKDALRARAFFRLRLASSPTTPAMPEVVTQWAQNKHDGGLYGERCQQVRKLFIRNVPARITQAEMRVFVSQFGNVSDVSVHSDTYDAAPASSPGRGRRLKQISPSEGTEGEQAEASRSGTEPEEHETIICFVTFVEAGAAMRACREIHNTTPFDSCNGVPLMAKLAEDNSSRHARRHHGASVAKTVPASWGACAPLCDGSSTYSSAYSSEAHTPLTGAVGYHRVSHPSQVPVSQHLQQQQQQYSAVSNCVMQPHPPPMLSASYLNTDLSPVYRSQPSTPKYSSQSAQHAGFGIPAPRRTFQQRSAAVSPTSAAPPASVVTPSSPSILSTTMSPTAPQQPHSIRTRHVPLPPALSMEATESGLTSVAMPTTTTPAPSSPPHAAGVYAHTPLRSFRETPVQTPRHRQSPLSATQMGNCLSDTYTAVHTPYIGHQHQQRRLPMNHGDVQGAYHPNGDFYQEYSYSDPMGPMELNMHPISSSASSEAVHEYGNTGGSELSAYRACNNQCDVAPLWQRRMERHGATTAYSAAVAAPAGVPHLSPCAAFGAPLAYASAEGALSMGAALHPEIWETTSSQQAKSAVSSPYVLCPQAMIVNSGSQTTTPSSGVSGSVRYRNNPYSMRLVRTVALDSSPCVGS